In Porites lutea chromosome 1, jaPorLute2.1, whole genome shotgun sequence, a single genomic region encodes these proteins:
- the LOC140932783 gene encoding mycocerosic acid synthase-like polyketide synthase yields MTKGEYTFDRKRFFDLYETSNENRLGPRTIFRGRRDVSYQILTAYEKAFEKFGFFLARQRPLIIFFVSLVVCVASLLGFIRISVQQLSSKQLAVTNSQSRMDLEHAAQFFPLLDSRQEQIIVTPKLTGNILEEKCLEEAKLVHQTVLNNSDYQRLCFRGPPSNASPETQDKGNCIVSSPLELAGSNFEHLRNLPSILVREWNNPRTMLSDGQSLKLSHKQILSNFKVNGESDPPTSQAEALRITYFIKKPTTEKEDQKVKNFEATFESQVSSLRDRWKCASFFYKSGRATDHALQHILKVDKLALPLSILIVLSLSLVIIYIVFSNLCCLSTALFISSTVLVPYICTAGIVSMAGLSLLPTTIFIPFLLLGKSTSDVALFLGEWRRQNIVHSLDYRVTSCIARVGTVQLFSAFCATILLGIAIKSSFEVTSEFFLVTVIAFALASVASFLIAPTLTLSLERQLKTLNTFCMSPRTKISSFLQGKREGVHNVIWHVTKNLPRRLTSFGGKVISFILLVCFISICVSSALQTSERTFSTENLYQENDNFIKFNEAQKKFFGNQTDLSIVFSRRTDYSQKTIQEEMLQICGTLGKASYSQEKTVCWLAALLNNKSKSCTNLKFRTCLHKFLNQSQNLPFRRDVLVDEKDGNFSISASRYHVKMVVQKTVNENKGNLEKLREDLKVSLKPKPVSQTLFKVEDLSSLERETVLFLIIATAVAFGTCFLSSSSLRISIFLALTFDLLLLEAAAIMEIWSIQFNHLAFIALYLTVVLAHNFSVQIAHSFIYSDKQIVRERMNKALESVGLPVFMAAFLEISGSVSLGLIYPSLQDIFFRLIPVVFALGLIHALVILPPTVTLFFELMDSFDFQNMLPNRTNQKRRKMSIQIRYGGASQATSRRPPISIVGISCRFPGANSKQMFWNLLVQGKSSIRDFPQNRQEQCETLFRLYHHKRFVTGRHCAVRGSYLEDIQYFDNTFFGISKQEARAMDPQQRILLEVVYEAIEDAGMRLEDLQRCKTGVFLGVMNLDYGTLITDSSNYNNIDQFSSTGITASILANRVSFCLNLTGPSFAVDTACSSSLTALKLACDNLHNGDCDIAIVCAPNIVLSHAMQIITGMAGLLAPDGRCKSFDASGDGYGRGEGFAAIVLKLSDAALNDKDDEYCSIIACGMNNDGQNAVPMTAPSSKTQAELCKMVLEQSGLNPEEVSYFEAHGTGTAIGDVIEVTSIADVYTRGTTRQLKIGSVKSNLNHTESTSGLAGIIKVALMIKNKKLVPTVNVRVLNPKLKLQQKGIVVQQTSEPWNTEAGKPLTGAVNSFGYGGSNVHVILREATQKATVDDDLEIRRRPCHILTFSARSQEALKRMARLYSQWIEDEAKDNATFVENLCYSLNERRSQFPHRLALAFEAIPEASKILTEYANDSVGMEKVVAYGEVNAVNPKLVFLFGGQGSQWYAMGRQLIEMEPVFKDAFLTVHNLIKDLWKSMSLLDELMASEEKSRIAENSIAQPATFAIQYATAKLLMSWRIYPSAVLGHSLGEIAAACIAGIITLKEAVHLVLTRSSLQDQCPSNGSMAALGMSEERARALLDELKLTPTLCIAAINDAESVTVSGDVESVEALGQHIAIHDKDTFWRVLGTKRAFHSSHMEFIKRPFQAAMKRISLHPKLSKIPMYSTVEGGVLCGQEFNNEYWWRNIRCPVQFYSAMKHLLKDGYKQVIEISTQPILAHYVKKIAMQENFQDQAKPIVLETLPRKRVAVNKQCKSFLLNTVCKLYTLGFPIDWTCVQTIPSAKFVRSLTYPWIKNTFWYRERPPQNIIQPVDAKSWEEKKSHPFLEKVKQTSLYSGLHCWETEIDLHRFPDLKDHALIQGTTVMPGATYLEMAFAMAMDQFVHVAGLELSEVKLSSLLTLPETQVRSLRLRLQKTERINEAEYHITSVQDDHSEIILSSGKICLDLLQTQKKGNHKASTAAGPAISELLKNMERMPNEEFRGVTEKFGFNYGPTFSIIKEIWKGDNEGLCLIDIAEAHTIQEETGRYVVHPSILDACLQSCFVPLGNSSIDDKSIVPVGFKRVALNDLPLTSQLFCHVTANVSEFGRFDVTLMNPSGYVLLTMTDFRVAELTSSPRQLPLADLAYDVQWREAELTRQGERTPPLTFIVLKDSSDLSNYLISSLQAREVNVVAVNPPDGHCFDSEVQNTIKIAFAEFSAINSSSLRVINLWPVDTSLLPEHFDVIEQSQQLAFSSSVFLLQLLIEKELMGSRLFLVTEFTQLLDVCDNSGKGKFIPWGSTVWGLRRTANLEEFNLRVTTVDLSNKEDKREINSLVDEVLGDSVEDEVAFRDRRRFINRLVRSELQQDTSKRVKRKERKKDGLLYLSTVPSSKSHCLREKCFPKATQSEVIVEVCYCWTPSESLFDVSKPNGCVFVSGKVSDLPINGESTLQIGDNVCGVIPSGRVARFIPINLSSVFLKPPNLTMEQATYLPACLALAFHALQKAAAGAEKQKLLINEANRGPGPAAVFLGKTLGHRVYCTIPDTCSSSTKRLLTDLGAESVKRQSSPAYNDDSIDKFDAVLFLNPPGPNALLRSGLSLRRGGKVVILSTEFEGDVIFPANKNFKYERENILDVLRSPTAFEELTMKSIQILGKNGVSQQLFEMPVECVDFVVSIKAANESTHKPSSLKDIEPQSLDISFLIQSLGTFEEGDHLQGIPVLPQGLDGCGLKENKSYLVAGGVRGFGFEVARWMAENGAKSIVLLGRSMPSDSKIQEVRQIERSTGTTIHIIQVDVSSQTQMLALKERLQSLPDVAGIVHTAMVLRDEYIKDLTFQRFNEVMGPKIKGSMLLHQMSLEMDLDFFVMFSSMASIVGNMGQSSYSACNAFQDSLAQYRRHVLGLPGLAINWGPISGAGVMERETGIAKLMTLAGLGFVDAREGVKHMVKVLTEDPGRCQISMFDADWPRFLKSNTGLKKTPRLSILRSTVNAPENQTNSTESLAQKIVLEKDGEKRAELINEYITATMSEWTGNPSPSETDLNTSLYSYGVDSTAALTLKMQLEMNLQVSFEVFYFMQPDTTPLKLGRDITAKMTERSQGNPPTSDQPQNDNRQEAEQAQVQTTDDVSPITESSEIRIQVVPLYTPEGSAIKFFCVHPSHRYAMSLVPIATGFQGQDLVSFYALGYTDPAAVSEDWGGVRELAAHYVQLITKEQRHGPYFLGGYSYGGLLAYEMASLMREHNHRVEFVAMIDTFPWVLQSRTVSSRLPSMQEHENSQRRHVELQFENYLRKLAIDSLKMTSDEYHKMREQNTKEWIVDELEKRGLERGLAIHNLRTLRESLLKDQMVASRTHLEWQPAEVRYRGPLVFLRCQDTCFSPRSSDSVEEIWGQLVDGGINVFVCPGNHYSMSESPNAYVTGSILATALIFKYRLLFPEFPRPTRTFSQRRAVEKLSSGVVVFLHSKKGHKKPHFGELHFKEDVHKLELTSQADEGETHETEKTKKIIDLKDLCMVQPGMLVANARRYAGRKRRVGAHHSGNLRQIASVITRRRVYNLEFTDYSDLKSFYNMIEAVFAVQLLSR; encoded by the exons ATGACCAAGGGCGAATATACGTTTGATCGTAAAAG GTTTTTTGACCTCTACGAGACATCTAATGAAAATCGCCTTGGACCAAGAACTATCTTTCGTGGACGAAGGGATGTCTCGTATCAAATACTCACAGCCTACGAGAAAGCGTTTGAGAAATTTGGTTTCTTTCTAGCCAGACAAAGGCCCTTGATTATCTTCTTCGTTTCACTTGTCGTTTGTGTTGCTAGCTTGTTGGGTTTTATTCGGATAAGTGTTCAGCAGCTATCCAGTAAACAACTGGCTGTAACCAATAGCCAATCAAGGATGGACTTAGAACATGCAGCACAATTCTTTCCACTCCTTGATTCACGTCAGGAGCAGATCATAGTGACGCCCAAACTTACTGGAAATATTTTAGAAGAGAAATGTTTAGAGGAAGCTAAGCTTGTGCACCAGACGGTGTTGAACAACAGTGATTACCAACGTTTGTGCTTCAGAGGGCCTCCGTCAAACGCCAGCCCCGAAACacaagacaaaggaaactgCATCGTCAGTAGTCCATTGGAGTTAGCTGGTTCTAACTTCGAACATTTAAGAAACCTTCCTTCAATTCTGGTTCGTGAGTGGAATAATCCTAGGACAATGCTTTCAGATGGCCAGTCATTGAAACTCTCTCACAAGCAGATACTTAGTAATTTTAAAGTCAATGGTGAATCAGATCCGCCAACTTCCCAGGCTGAAGCTCTTCGAATTACCTATTTCATTAAAAAGCCAACAACTGAGAAGGAGGACCAGAAAGTAAAAAACTTTGAAGCCACTTTTGAGAGCCAAGTCTCATCATTAAGAGATAGATGGAAATGCGCATCGTTCTTTTACAAGAGTGGAAGAGCAACCGATCATGCTTTGCAACATATCTtgaaagtagataaactggcgCTTCCTTTGTCAATATTAATAGTTTTATCTCTTTCACTTGTTATCATTTACATTGTTTTCAGCAACTTGTGCTGTTTATCAACTGCTTTATTCATTTCCTCAACTGTCTTGGTACCCTATATATGTACAGCAGGCATTGTTTCCATGGCcggcctttctttactcccgaCCACCATTTTCATTCCATTTCTTCTGTTGGGAAAATCAACATCAGACGTTGCTCTCTTCTTGGGAGAGTGGAGACGACAGAACATTGTACATTCGCTTGATTATAGAGTCACCAGCTGCATTGCAAGAGTGGGAACTGTCCAACTCTTTTCGGCGTTTTGTGCAACCATTCTCCTGGGAATTGCAATCAAATCGTCCTTTGAGGTTACATCCGAATTCTTTTTGGTGACAGTGATAGCTTTTGCTCTTGCTTCGGTTGCGTCTTTCTTAATCGCTCCCACTTTAACACTTTCACTTGAAAGGCAGTTAAAAACCTTAAACACATTTTGCATGAGTCCCAGAACGAAAATTAGCAGCTTTTTGCAAGGAAAGAGAGAGGGAGTACATAATGTCATTTGGCACGTTACTAAGAACCTTCCTCGCCGGCTTACTTCATTTGGTGGTAAAGTCATCTCGTTCATTCTCCTTGTCTGCTTCATCAGTATCTGTGTCTCCTCTGCTCTGCAAACAAGTGAAAGAACTTTTTCTACAGAGAACCTctatcaagaaaatgataactTCATCAAGTTTAATGAAGCGCAAAAGAAGTTTTTTGGAAATCAAACAGATTTAAGTATCGTGTTTTCCCGGAGGACTGATTACTCGCAGAAGACTATTCAAGAAGAAATGCTTCAAATCTGTGGAACTCTTGGAAAAGCTTCTTACAGTCAAGAGAAAACGGTGTGTTGGCTGGCTGCCttgttaaacaataaaagcaaGAGCTgcacaaatttaaaatttcgcACTTGCCTCCACAAATTTCTCAATCAATCTCAAAATCTACCTTTTCGACGAGATGTGTTGGTTGACGAGAAAGATGGCAATTTTTCTATTTCCGCATCTCGGTATCATGTAAAGATGGTAGTACAGAAAACcgtaaatgaaaacaaaggcaACCTAGAGAAACTAAGGGAGGACTTAAAAGTCTCCTTGAAGCCTAAACCAGTGTCGCAGACATTGTTCAAGGTTGAAGACCTTTCATCACTGGAAAGAGAAACTGTCCTCTTTCTTATCATTGCTACAGCTGTGGCCTTTGGGACCTGTTTTCTATCCAGTTCAAGCCTAAGGATCAGCATCTTTTTGGCGCTTACATTTGATTTACTCCTATTGGAGGCAGCAGCCATCATGGAAATTTGGTCAATTCAGTTCAATCACCTCGCCTTCATTGCCTTATATTTGACAGTTGTCTTAGCACACAACTTTAGCGTTCAAATAgctcattcatttatttattcagacAAACAAATCGTAAGAGAACGCATGAATAAGGCGTTGGAATCGGTTGGTTTGCCTGTGTTTATGGCAGCCTTTCTCGAGATCTCAGGTTCCGTTTCGTTGGGGCTTATTTACCCAAGCCTGCAGGACATCTTCTTTCGACTTATTCCTGTCGTGTTTGCTTTGGGACTGATCCATGCTCTGGTAATCTTGCCACCAACAGTCACATTATTTTTCGAGTTGATGGACAGCTTTGACTTTCAAAATATGCTACCCAACCGAACGAACCAGAAAAGGAGGAAAATGTCTATTCAAATTCGATATGGTGGTGCGTCACAGGCGACATCTAGGCGCCCTCCAATATCCATTGTCGGTATCAGCTGTCGATTTCCTGGAGCAAATAGTAAACAGATGTTTTGGAATTTACTTGTTCAGGGAAAGAGTTCAATTCGAGACTTCCCCCAAAATAGACAAGAGCAATGTGAAACGCTTTTCCGACTTTACCATCACAAGCGCTTTGTCACTGGACGTCACTGTGCTGTCAGGGGCTCTTATTTGGAGGATATTCAATATTTTGACAACACATTCTTCGGCATATCCAAACAAGAGGCTCGTGCAATGGACCCCCAACAACGTATTCTCTTAGAGGTGGTGTATGAGGCCATTGAAGACGCCGGAATGCGGCTTGAAGATCTTCAGAGATGTAAGACAGGGGTCTTTCTGGGTGTGATGAACCTAGACTACGGTACTTTGATAACAGATTCATCAAATTACAACAATATCGACCAATTTTCCTCAACAGGTATAACAGCATCCATACTAGCAAACAGAGTATCATTTTGCCTCAACCTCACAGGTCCAAGTTTTGCGGTTGATACCGCATGCTCGTCTTCCTTGACAGCACTCAAACTTGCTTGTGATAACCTTCATAATGGCGATTGTGACATAGCAATAGTTTGTGCACCTAATATTGTCTTAAGCCATGCAATGCAGATTATTACTGGCATGGCTGGTCTGCTAGCGCCTGATGGGCGCTGCAAGAGTTTTGATGCCTCTGGCGACGGTTATGGAAGGGGAGAAGGCTTTGCAGCAATTGTTCTTAAGCTCTCTGATGCGGCTTTGAATGATAAGGATGATGAATATTGTTCAATAATTGCCTGCGGTATGAACAATGATGGTCAAAATGCGGTACCCATGACAGCGCCAAGTTCTAAGACGCAAGCTGAACTATGCAAAATGGTTCTTGAACAATCAGGTTTGAATCCAGAGGAAGTGAGTTACTTTGAGGCCCATGGCACAGGTACCGCGATTGGTGACGTTATAGAAGTCACTTCAATAGCCGATGTCTATACAAGAGGAACCACACGACAGCTGAAAATAGGATCTGTCAAGTCAAACCTAAATCATACAGAATCTACCTCAGGCCTGGCTGGGATCATAAAAGTCGCGTTAatgataaaaaacaagaaattagtTCCAACTGTTAATGTGCGTGTACTAAATCCAAAATTAAAGTTACAGCAAAAAGGAATTGTCGTGCAACAAACAAGCGAACCTTGGAACACAGAAGCAGGAAAACCGCTAACAGGTGCCGTAAACTCCTTCGGTTACGGTGGATCAAACGTACACGTTATCCTTCGGGAAGCGACACAAAAGGCGACCGTCGATGATGATCTTGAAATAAGACGACGCCCATGTCATATCCTCACCTTTTCTGCACGTTCTCAAGAAGCTCTCAAGCGAATGGCACGACTCTACTCTCAGTGGATCGAAGATGAAGCAAAAGATAATGCGACATTTGTGGAGAACTTGTGCTACTCACTGAACGAACGTCGAAGTCAGTTTCCCCATCGCTTAGCTCTTGCTTTCGAAGCTATACCCGAGGCTTCCAAGATTTTGACAGAGTACGCCAACGACTCAGTAGGAATGGAGAAAGTTGTTGCTTACGGAGAGGTGAACGCAGTTAACCCAAAACTTGTCTTCTTATTTGGAGGGCAAGGTTCCCAGTGGTATGCTATGGGAAGACAGCTAATTGAAATGGAACCTGTCTTCAAAGATGCTTTTTTAACTGTCCacaatttgataaaagatctgTGGAAATCGATGTCACTTTTAGATGAGCTCATGGCATCAGAGGAGAAATCAAGGATCGCAGAAAATTCCATTGCTCAGCCGGCTACGTTTGCAATACAGTATGCAACTGCAAAACTTCTGATGTCTTGGAGAATCTATCCCTCCGCTGTACTTGGTCACAGTCTTGGAGAGATTGCTGCAGCATGCATTGCTGGAATCATAACCCTAAAGGAAGCAGTTCACCTGGTGTTGACTCGCTCCTCTCTACAAGATCAGTGTCCTAGTAATGGTAGCATGGCGGCCTTAGGTATGTCCGAAGAAAGAGCAAGAGCACTATTAGATGAGTTGAAGCTAACTCCTACCCTTTGCATTGCCGCAATCAACGATGCAGAGAGCGTGACAGTGTCTGGTGATGTTGAATCAGTTGAAGCTTTGGGGCAACACATTGCAATACACGATAAAGACACTTTCTGGCGTGTTCTTGGAACAAAACGTGCATTCCACAGCTCACACATGGAATTCATTAAAAGGCCATTTCAAGCAGCAATGAAGCGTATTTCGTTACATCCCAAGCTGTCCAAGATTCCAATGTATTCTACAGTTGAAGGAGGAGTCCTTTGTGGTCAAGAGTTTAACAACGAGTACTGGTGGCGTAACATCCGCTGTCCAGTTCAGTTTTACTCAGCAATGAAACACCTTCTCAAAGATGGTTACAAACAGGTCATTGAAATTAGCACCCAGCCTATCTTAGCACATTATGTTAAAAAGATTGCTATGCAAGAAAACTTTCAAGACCAAGCAAAGCCAATCGTTTTGGAGACCCTTCCTCGTAAGAGAGTCGCTGTCAACAAGCAATGCAAGTCTTTTCTTCTGAACACAGTATGCAAACTGTACACACTTGGTTTTCCTATAGATTGGACTTGTGTGCAGACAATTCCTTCGGCAAAGTTTGTTCGCTCGTTGACCTATCCATGGATTAAGAACACCTTTTGGTACAGAGAACGTCCACCCCAAAACATAATTCAACCAGTTGATGCCAAATCctgggaagaaaagaaaagtcatCCATTTTTGGAAAAGGTGAAGCAAACCAGTCTTTACTCAGGCCTACACTGCTGGGAAACGGAAATTGACCTCCATCGCTTCCCTGACCTCAAAGATCACGCTCTTATCCAAGGAACAACCGTCATGCCAGGTGCTACGTATCTTGAAATGGCCTTTGCGATGGCGATGGATCAATTCGTGCACGTGGCTGGCCTGGAACTATCTGAGGTGAAGCTCTCAAGCCTCCTCACCCTACCAGAAACACAG gtTCGATCGTTACGTCTGCGTCTCCAGAAGACTGAAAGGATTAACGAGGCTGAGTACCACATAACAAGTGTACAGGATGACCATTCCGAGATCATTCTAAGCAGTGGAAAAATTTGTCTGGATCTTCTTCAAACACAGAAGAAGGGTAATCACAAAG caTCTACCGCGGCTGGTCCAGCAATAAGTGAGCTTCTAAAAAATATGGAACGAATGCCGAATGAAGAGTTCCGAGGAGTAACAGAGAAGTTTGGATTTAACTATGGCCCTACCTTTTCCATCATCAAAGAGATATGGAAAGGCGACAACGAGGGGCTATGCCTTATAGACATCGCGGAGGCACACACCATCCAAGAAGAAACTGGTCGTTATGTTGTTCATCCGTCTATTTTAGATGCTTGTCTTCAATCCTGCTTTGTTCCTCTGGGAAATTCTTCGATTGATGATAAGTCAATTGTGCCAGTTGGTTTCAAACGTGTTGCACTGAATGACTTACCATTAACGAGCCAGTTATTTTGCCACGTGACTGCCAATGTTTCCGAGTTTGGGCGATTTGATGTGACGCTTATGAATCCAAGTGGCTACGTTTTGCTCACTATGACTGATTTCCGAGTTGCAGAGTTAACAAGCTCACCGCGTCAACTTCCTTTAGCTGATCTTGCCTACGACGTCCAGTGGAGGGAAGCTGAGTTAACAAGGCAGGGAGAAAGAACCCCCCCTCTGACCTTCATAGTACTTAAAGACTCCTCTGATTTGTCGAATTATTTGATCTCATCACTTCAAGCTCGGGAAGTCAATGTCGTCGCCGTAAATCCTCCAGATGGTCACTGTTTTGACTCTGAAGTccaaaacacaataaaaattgCCTTTGCTGAGTTTTCTGCGATCAATTCCTCTTCTTTGAGGGTTATCAATCTCTGGCCTGTGGATACATCACTTCTACCAgaacattttgatgtcattgaacAATCTCAACAACTCGCCTTCAGCAGCTCTGTCTTCCTACTGCAGCTGTTAATAGAGAAGGAGCTCATGGGTTCTAGGCTGTTTCTCGTCACCGAGTTTACACAGCTTTTGGATGTCTGTGACAACTCTGGTAAGGGTAAATTCATTCCATGGGGTTCTACAGTCTGGGGACTAAGACGAACAGCGAACCTTGAAGAATTCAATCTCAGGGTTACCACCGTCGACCTGAGTAACAAAGAAGATAAACGGGAAATTAACTCCTTAGTTGATGAAGTTTTAGGTGACAGCGTGGAGGACGAGGTGGCCTTTCGAGATAGAAGACGATTTATAAATCGTCTTGTCAGGTCGGAATTACAACAGGACACCTcaaaaagagtaaaaagaaaagagaggaaGAAAGATGGACTTCTATATCTTTCAACAGTTCCTTCGTCAAAATCGCATTGCCTTCGCGAGAAATGTTTTCCAAAGGCAACGCAGTCTGAAGTCATTGTAGAAGTTTGCTATTGTTGGACGCCCTCAGAATCACTCTTTGATGTGTCTAAACCAAATGGATGTGTCTTTGTGAGTGGAAAAGTCTCTGATCTCCCTATAAATGGGGAGAGTACTTTGCAAATTGGAGACAATGTGTGTGGAGTCATTCCCTCTGGCCGTGTTGCACGTTTTATTCCAATAAACCTCAGTAGTGTGTTTTTGAAACCTCCCAACCTGACAATGGAACAAGCCACTTACCTACCAGCATGCCTGGCGCTGGCATTTCACGCTCTACAAAAAGCAGCGGCTGGCGCCGAAAAACAGAAACTTCTTATAAATGAAGCCAATCGTGGTCCCGGACCAGCAGCAGTATTTCTGGGGAAAACACTGGGCCACAGAGTGTACTGCACAATCCCAGACACTTGCAGTTCATCCACGAAAAGGCTTCTTACTGATTTGGGTGCAGAGAGTGTAAAGCGACAGAGTTCCCCAGCCTACAATGATGATTCGATCGACAAGTTTGACGCCGTTTTGTTCTTAAATCCACCGGGTCCAAATGCCCTTCTTAGGAGTGGTCTTAGTCTGAGAAGGGGAGGAAAAGTAGTTATCTTGAGTACTGAGTTTGAAGGAGATGTCATCTTTCCTGCGAACAAGAATTTCAAGTATGAGAGAGAGAATATACTAGACGTTTTACGATCGCCGACGGCATTCGAGGAGCTAACCATGAAAAGTATACAAATTCTGGGGAAAAACGGAGTCTCACAACAGCTTTTCGAAATGCCGGTTGAGTGTGTAGACTTTGTAGTATCAATCAAAGCTGCCAACGAGTCCACTCACAAACCCTCATCTCTTAAAGATATTGAACCACAGTCCTTGGACATTTCttttctcatacaatcacttgGAACATTTGAAGAAGGGGATCACCTTCAGGGCATCCCAGTGCTACCCCAAGGCTTAGATGGGTGtggtttgaaagaaaacaaatcctaTCTGGTAGCAGGAGGAGTGAGAGGATTTGGATTTGAAGTCGCCAGATGGATGGCAGAAAACGGTGCAAAGTCTATCGTACTTCTCGGCCGCTCCATGCCCTCCGATTCCAAAATTCAAGAGGTGCGTCAGATTGAAAGGAGCACCGGTACAACGATCCATATAATTCAG GTAGACGTATCCAGCCAAACACAAATGTTGGCTTTGAAAGAGCGCCTTCAGTCCCTTCCAGATGTCGCAGGCATTGTACACACTGCTATGGTTCTTAGAGACGAATATATCAAAGACCTGACATTTCAGCGTTTCAATGAAGTTATGGGCCCAAAAATCAAAG GCTCTATGTTGCTACACCAAATGAGCTTGGAGATGGATCTGGATTTCTTCGTGATGTTTTCGTCTATGGCGTCAATCGTGGGTAACATGGGACAATCTTCATACTCGGCTTGCAATGCTTTCCAAGATTCTCTCGCTCAGTACCGGAGACATGTGCTTGGTCTTCCCGGACTTGCAATAAACTGGGGACCAATCAGTGGGGCTGGTGTAATGGAAAGAGAAACTGGAATCGCAAAACTGATGACCCTAGCAGGATTGGGTTTTGTAGATGCAAGGGAAG GTGTTAAGCACATGGTGAAAGTGTTAACTGAAGACCCTGGTCGCTGTCAAATCTCAATGTTTGATGCAGACTGGCCTCGATTCTTGAAGAGCAATACGGGGCTGAAGAAAACTCCGCGATTGTCCATTTTAAGATCAACAGTAAATGCTCCCGAAAACCAAACAAACTCAACGGAGTCTCTGgcccaaaaaattgttttagagaAAGATGGAGAAAAGAGGGCAGAGCTCATAAACGAATACATTACTGCGACAATGAGTGAATGGACTGGAAATCCCTCGCCATCAGAGACTGATCTCAACACAAGCTTGTATAGCTATGGAGTAGACTCCACCGCGGCCTTGACGCTAAAGATGCAGCTTGAAATGAATCTGCAAGTTTCCTTTGAG GTCTTCTACTTCAtgcagccagacacaactcctcTTAAACTGGGAAGAGACATAACTGCCAAGATGACTGAACGAAGTCAGGGAAATCCTCCAACCAGTGACCAGCCTCAAAATGATAACAGACAAGAGGCTGAGCAGGCGCAAGTACAGACAACAGATGACGTATCGCCTATAACTGAATCGTCTGAAATCAGAATACAGGTTGTACCGCTGTACACTCCAGAGGGCTCAGCCATAAAGTTTTTCTGTGTCCATCCGTCGCATCGTTACGCGATGAGTTTGGTGCCGATTGCGACAGGATTTCAAGGACAG GACTTAGTTTCCTTCTACGCACTGGGTTACACAGACCCAGCAGCAGTAAGTGAGGACTGGGGTGGAGTGCGTGAACTTGCAGCACATTACGTTCAGTTAATAACCAAGGAACAGCGTCATGGCCCCTACTTTTTGGGTGGATATTCATACGGAGGACTACTCGCCTATGAAATGGCTTCCCTGATGAGAGAACATAATCATAGGGTGGAGTTCGTGGCAATGATTGATACATTTCCCTGGGTCCTGCAGTCACGGACAGTCAGCAGCAGATTACCTTCAATGCAGGAACATGAAAATTCGCAGCGTCGGCATGTCGAG CTCCAATttgaaaattatctgagaaagcTGGCAATAGACTCACTGAAAATGACATCCGATGAATACCATAAGATGAGAGAGCAGAACACTAAAGAATGGATCGTTGATGAGCTAGAAAAACGGGGTCTTGAAAGGGGTTTAGCGATCCACAATTTGAGAACACTGAGAGAGTCTCTCTTGAAGGATCAAATGGTTGCCAGTAGGACACATCTAGAGTGGCAGCCTGCAGAG GTCCGTTACCGAGGTCCACTCGTGTTCCTCAGATGCCAAGATACCTGTTTCTCGCCCAGATCATCAGATAGCGTCGAAGAGATCTGGGGCCAGTTGGTTGATGGTGGGATAAATGTGTTCGTTTGTCCTGGAAATCATTATTCCATGAGTGAATCGCCTAACGCTTATGTTACTGGAAGTATCTTAGCAACTGCTCTAATATTCAAATACCGTTTGCTGTTCCCAGAATTCCCCAGACCCACGAGAACGTTCAGTCAGAGACGAGCCGTAGAAAAGCTTTCCAGTGGAGTAGTTGTATTCCTCCACTCAAAGAAAG GACATAAAAAGCCTCATTTTGGAGAACTTCATTTCAAGGAGGACGTTCACAAACTTGAATTAACTTCACAAGCCGATGAAGGAGAGACACATGAAacggaaaaaacaaaaaagatcaTTGACTTGAAAG ATCTCTGTATGGTCCAACCAGGAATGTTAGTCGCCAATGCGAGGAGGTATGCCGGCCGAAAGCGAAGAGTTGGAGCCCATCACAGTGGAAACCTGAGGCAAATCGCTTCTGTTATTACAAGGAGACGTGTCTACAATTTAGAATTTACTGATTATTCggatttaaaatcattctacaACATGATCGAGGCTGTTTTTGCAGTCCAGTTGTTATCTCGGTAG